In the genome of Acidobacteriota bacterium, the window CGGCCCTTGATGAACATCCACCGCATGCCGCGGCGTTCCAGGGTGGTCTTGCCCACGGGCGACGGCACCGAGTCGGTGATCCCGGCCGGCTCAACCTCTTCCACCTGGGTAATCGGCAGCCACAGTTCGGGTGTCAGCAGCGGCACGACCCCAGTGAACGAGGCCGGCGCGACCCCGGCAATGGTGTACGGCTGGCCGCGCAGCGTGAGCGACTTGCCGTCGATCGCCGGGTCGGCGCCGAACTCGCGCTGCCACATGCGATGCGAGATCACCACGACCCTGGCGGCAGACGGCTCATCATCCGTCGGCACGAGCATTCGTCCCAGGAGCGGCTGCACGCCGAGCATCGAGAAGTGGTTCGAGGTGACCAGCTGCCCCAGCGCAATGCGCGACCGATCCCCCAGGCTGAGCGGCGCCATCATCGGGCTGTAGCCCAGGACGTCGCTGAACACCGTGTTCTGGGCCTTCAGGTCCTGGAAGTCGGCATAAGACGAGGTCGCGTATTCATCACCGTCGCCGCCGGCCGTGAACACGTCCACGAGCGTGCTGGGTGCGGTGACGGGCAAGGGTCGGAACAGCAGTGAGTCCACCAGGGAAAACATCGCCGTGTTGACGCCGACGCCCAGGCCGAGCGACAGGATGGCGACGGCAGAGAACCCGGGGCTGCGGGCCATCCAACGCAGGGCGTAGCGAATGTCTTTGAGCAGGGTGTCCACGTCCCCTTAGACGAGGCTGGCGAAGCGAAGTTCAGGAGTGCCAGAAGGCCGGGACTTTAGTCCCGGCCAGGCCCGTTCAGGTCTTTCGATACCGGCGGCCGGCGGCCCGCGAAACCGCCTTGACGATGCCTTTCGGGACCACCCCCATCAGCCAGAGCAGGAGCCTGTAAGCCCGCCCGTTGACGACCACCGCGTCGCCGCGCATGACCGCCTCGTAGCCTTCGCGGGCCACGTCGGCGGCGTTCAACCACAGCATGGCCGGCACGCTATTCATCTGCTGGCGCGTGCCGGTGACGTCGTGAAACTCACTGTAGGTAAAGCCCGGGCAGACGGCGGTGACGTGCACACCCTTGTGGGCATTTTCGGCGGCGAGCGCCTCCGAGAACCGGATCACGAACGCCTTCGACGCGCCGTACAGGGTGTGGCCGGCCGGCGCCGGCACCATGCCGGCCACCGACGCGATGTTGATCACGCGGCCCCAGCCCCGCTCCAGCATGCCGGGCAGCAGCAGATAGGTGAGGTCGCACATCGCGGTCATCATGATCTGGATGAACCGTTGATGTTCGGGCCAGGCCACGCTGACGTAGCTGCCGGGCACGCCGTAGCCGGCGTTGTTGACGAGCACATCGATGCGCAACCCCTGGGCGCGCACCACCCCGGCAATGCGCGCCGGCGCGCCGGGGTCGGCCAGGTCGGCCACGATGACATGGGTGGCAACGCCGTGAGCGGCGTGCAGTTGTTCAGCCAGTTCATCCAGTCGATCCCGCCGGCGGGCCGTCACGACCAGGCTGTAGCCGCGCGCCGCCAGCAACTCGGCGAACGCCTTGCCAATACCTGACGAGGCGCCCGTCACCAGGGCGGTCTTGCCCTCGCCTTCTCGCATGACACAGTGTAGCCTCCGCTGGCGCGGTGTCGCATCCGGCTTTAGCCGGATATCAGAGAAGAGCGGGCATGGTCCGCCTAAAGGCGGACGCCACATCATGAAGAGTATGATGGGGCGTCCCTGCCGGAGGAACCCTTATGCGTTCATCACGTGTCCTGCTCGCCATCGTCGCCGCCGTCGCCCTTACTGGTTGCATCAACAGCACGACGTTGATCAAGGTCAATGCCGACGGGAGTGGCACCGTGGAGCAAACCACGCTGATGAACATGGCGGCGATCAAGAGCATGATGCCCGGCGCCGAGAAGCAAATGGGCGGCGCCGTGGTCAACAAGGCCGACCTCGAACGCACGGCGGCGCGCATGGGCAAGGGCGTGCGGCTGGTGTCGGCCGACCCGGCCAAGGGCGCCAACGGCTGGGAGGGCTCGAAGGCGATCTTCGGGTTCGACGACATCAACCAGGTGCAGGTGAGCACCGGGCCCAGCATGAGCGGGGGGACCAGCGACCGCATGGGCTCGGAACCCACCAGCCAGGATCCCGTGCGGTTTACGCTGACCCGCGCCGGCGGCACGTCAACGCTGACCATCGCGTTCGTCGACAAGCCGGCGGGCGACAAACCCGACAGCAGCGCCAACCCCATGGGCGACATGGATCTCACGAACCCGATGATGATGGGCATGCTCAAGAGCATGTTCGGCGGTTTCAAGCTCAACATCGATCTCGAGGTGGCCGGCGCGATCGTCAAGACCAACGCCGAGTACGTCACCGGCTCGCGCCTGACGCTGCTTGAAATGGACATGGACTCGCTGCTCGCAGACGAGGCGAAGCTCAAGGCCCTGCAAGGTCAGATCGGATCCGAGCCGTCGCTCTCGGCGATCAAGCCGTTCCTGAAGGACATCAAGGGCATCAAGATCGACGGCCCGACGATCAACGTGATGTTCAGGTAAGAGATAGGGTGCCTAAGGTGCCTAGGGCCTAAGCGAACGGGAATTCGGCTACGCAAAGCACAGCAAGCGGCCCGCGGTCGAGCCGATGACCAGGCGGCCCGAGGCGAGCGCCGGGGACGCGCTGAGGGCGGCGCCTTCATCGTGTTGCCACACCACCTTGCCGCTGGCGAGATCGAACGCATACAGGCGGCCGTCGTTCGAGCCCACGTAGACGCGGCCACCGGCAATCGCCGGCGACGAGTCAATGCGGGCACGGGTCATGTGCGTCCAGCGCGCCTGGCCGGTCTTCGCGTCGAGGGCGTGGACCATGCGGTCGCGGCCGCCGATGACGACCGTGCCATCCACCACCGCGGCCGACGAGTAGAACGGGAACTTGCGGTCGGGATGCTCGTAGCGCCACAGCACCTTGCGCGAGGCCAGGTCGAGCGCGAGCACCTGGTTGTCGAACGTCCCGAAATACGCAACGCCGTTGACCATGGCGACTGACGCGCCGGTATACGCCGTGGCCGAGGTATTCAGCCGCTCCTTGCCGGTCTTCACGTCCACCGCGTGGAAAATCTCGTCGCAGCCGGCAAAGTGCGCGACGCCGTTGACGATGCACGGCGTGCCGTGGACGTAGTTCTCGGTGCCGTACACCCACACCTGCTTGCCGGTCGCGGCGTTCAGGCCGTAGAGCTTGCCGTCGTACGATCCCATCAACAGCAGATCGCCCACCACGACCGGCGATGACTTGATCTCGGACTGCGTCTTGAAGGTCCACGCCGGCTTGCCGTCGGCGATGTTCACGGCGTGCACCACGCCGATCAGGTCGCCGATGTAGACGCGGCCGTTGGCGACCGTCGGCGACGATTCGCCAATGGCTTCGCCGGCCTTGTACCGCCAGCGCAGCTTGCCGTCAGCCAGCCCCACCGCGATGAGCTCGCCGGTCGCGGTGCCGACGTAGACCACGCCGTCGACAATCGCCGCCGACGAATCAAACGCCTCGCCGCCCTCCCACGCCCACGCCAGCTTCGGCGCCGGCGCGATGGTGGTGGCCGAGATACCGGTCAGCGTTGGGGAGCCGCGAAACTGGACCCAGCGATCCGCAGGGGCACTGGCGGGCGCCTGCATCGCCTGCGCCAATAATCGCGGCGCCGTTGCCAGCGCCGCGCACGACAGCAGGAACTCTCGACGTCTCATCGCACCGTAGGCACGTTAGGCACCCTATTTCTTCAGCTGCGCGCCTTCAGACAGCGCGTAGAGCTGGTTGCGGTTCATGATGAACAGGGCGCCGTTGGCCGGCACCGCGGTCGCATAGACGGAACTGCCCATGTTCATCTCCGACACCAGCTTGAACGTCTTGCTGTGCTCCATGACCGCGACGTCGCCGTCCTCGTCACCCAGGTAGACCTTGTCGCCGATGATCATCGGCGAGCCCCAGATGGCCGCGAACATGTCGTGGGTCCAGTACGGCTTGCCGGTCTTCAGATCGAGGCAGTGCAGGAAGCCGCTGAAGTCGGCCAGGTAGATCAGGCCGTCCTTGATCGCGGCGGTCGAAATCGACCGGCGAATCTTGTCGAAGTGCCAAATCACGCCGGCGGTGGTGATGTCGCCGCGCTTGGTGCCGTCAATGGCATAGGCATGGCCGATGCCTTCGCCGTGCTCCGGGTCCTGTCCGTTCGAGATGTAGACCACGTTGTCGAAGATGACCGGGGTGCTGATGACTTCGTTGCGGGTCTTCGGCCACACCGAGTCCTTCGGATTGGTGTCGAACTCCCATAACTTCTTGCCGCTCTGCGCCTCGTAACCGCGCACCCAGCCGTCGCCCTGCGCATGCACGACCTGGCGCACGCCGCCGATGTCGCCGACCGCGGGCGTCGACCACTGGCCATGCAGCACGTTCTCGCCGACCGAGTTGTCTTCCCACACCAGCTTGCCGGTCGTGCGGTCAAGCGCGATGATCGACGGCGCCTTGGGCGAGGGCACGTTGACGTGGCTTTCGTCCTGGCCGTTGCCGGTGCTGCAGTACAGCAGGTTGTGGTCGTGGACCGGAGAGCAGTTCGCCAGGTTGTGAGGAAACGCGCCGACCTCCTCCATCATGTCGAATATCCACAGGATGTCGGGGTCGTGCTTGCCGGTGAGCTTCTCTTCCTTGTAGGGGCCGTCGTTCTCGTTGTCGTGGAAGCCCTGCAGATCAGCGGCGACAATCTGGCCACGGTTCGACGTGAAATACGCCACGCCGTCGATGATCAGCGGCGAGCTGGCAATCCCCTGGAACGGCCAGTCGTTGGCACGGCCGGCCGCCAGCTTCTCGAAAGTCGCCTGCCACATGAACTCGCCGGTGGTTTCGCGAAACGCCATCAGGACGCCGCGGTCGCCGCCCTGCTTGGGATCGCGCAGCGCTTCATTGTTGGTGCCAACCAGCACGACGCCGCCGCCCACGGTAGGGTTGCCGTACGACTGCGAGCCGAGTTCGGCCACCCACTTCACGTTCTTGCCGGTCTTGACGTCCCAGGTCGTGGGCAGGCCGGTCATGGGCGACATCATGTTGCGGCTGGGCGTGCCGCCCCACATCGGCCAATCGGTGGCCGACACGCCGACGGTGGTGGCCGCAAGAAAGACGACGATGGCTGACGTACGTTTCATCATTGGCTCTTGTAAACCTTCACGTTGTCGAAATAGACATCCGAGATGCCGTCGGCGTAAATGCCGGGGCTTCCGGCCCGATGCGGAATCTGGTCGATCTTCTCAATCGTCCACGCCGCCGGCTCGGCGTCGGCTGCCGGCCACACCTTGCCGCGCACGCGGGCCGTGCCGTCGGGGAGGTGATCGACGCGCAGCTTCATGCGGTACCACTTGTCGGCGTCCCACGCGAACGGTACCCGCACGGTCATTTCGTCGGCCGCCTGCCATGGGTGGAGTTCCAGCTTCTGGCCGTTGCCGAACAGCACCAGTCCGTAGTGCTCGTTGAACAGCCCGAGGTCGCCGCGCTGGCGGCGCTGTTCGCGCGTCTGCACGTCGGCCTCGACGGTGTAGCCGGCCAGGTTCGGCTGGCCAAAATAGACCTTGGCGCGGCGGCCGACGGTCTCGTCGCGCGGACGCATCAGCACCTTGCCGACGCCCTCAACCGTGCGCTGGAACACCTTGCCGGGCGCACCCACCCACCACGCGGGCGGCGCTTCGGCGGTCGCGTCCTCGAAGTCCCAGCTCCACGGCATCGGTTCGATCACGCGCACGCGCGCCGTGCCGCTGATGCCGCCGACCGTGGCCTTGACCACACCGGCCGTCGAACCGGTCTTGGCCGCCGTATAAGTGCCCTTCGCGTCGACCGCCCCCGTCAGCTGCTCGACGCTCCACTCGGCCGCCGGCTCCTCGCGAATGAAGTTGCCCTTGGCGTCGAACAGCCGCGCCGTGAGCGTGGCCGTCTGCCCCGGCGACAACAGCGTCTCGTACGGGAACACCTGCACCACCGCGGGGGCGTCCGCCTCCCCTCGCGCAGGCTCTGGCGAGCTACGGCGAGACCCCGCCGTAGCGGCCTCCGGCCGCGAAGGCGGGGCCGCCGGACGAGGCACTCGCTTGCCGATGGCGTACATGGCATCCATCGTCGTCACGTAGATGCGGCCGTCGGCGGCAATCGGCGAGGCAACGATCGGCTCCGGTGTGGTCGCCGTCCCCAGCGCGTCCTCGTCCAGCACCTCGACGCCGGTGGCGCTCGGCCGCAGGATGTAGAACTTGCCGTTCTCGGTGCCGACATACAACTTGCCGTCGGCCAGCAGCGGCGACCCCTTCTGCAGCGTGCCGAGCGACTTCTCCCACAGCTTCGCGCCGGTCTTGAGGTCGAACGCGCCGACGATGGCGCTGTTGTCGACCGTGTAGAGACGCTCGGCATCGAACACCGGGGAGGCAAAGCTTGGGAGGAAGCCGCGCGTCCGCCACTTGTACACGTCTGGCGTCAGCACGCCGGTCTTGGTCGCGTCGATCGCGGCAATCATCCCCATCTCGGTGGTGTCGAGGTTTTCTTCACCATGGGTGAGGTAGACGACGTTGTCGCGGAACAACGGGCTATTCAGGATCGCCCGCTTGCTGACATCGAGCGACCAGATCCGCTCGCCGGTGTTCAGCTTGAGCGCGTGGTAGCCGCCGTCGGTGCCGCCGACGATCAGCGCGCGCGTGCCGTCAATGGTGTGGACAATCGGCGTCGAGTAGTTGGTGTCGTAGTGGCGCTGCTGCGGCGAGGCAATCCACACCGTTTGTCCGGTCTTCTTGTCGAACGCAAAGAACCGGTTGCCGGTGCGACTGAGGTCGCCCCAGGCCATTACCAGCGCGTTCAGGATCACCTTGTCGCCTTCGACGATCGGCGACACCGTCCGGCCGCCGTGCGTCGTGACGGCGCCGTACTCGTCCGGCAGTGAGCGATCCCACAGGATCTTGCCGTCGGGCGCGAGGCAGACGAGCTGGGCCGACACCGTGAACAGGTAGATGTTGCCGGTTTCCGGGTCCACCGCCGGCGACGCCCACGACGAGCGGTGTTGCGGCACGTCGCTCAAGTACTGGCTGAAGCGCCGTTCCCACACGATCTTGCCGGTCTCGGCGTCGAGCGCCACCAGCCGTTCCTGGGTACTCGCGGGATCGCCGGTCGGCGTATTGAGATAGATCCGGTCCCCGAACACCACCGGCGCCGAGCGGCTGCCGATCGGAATGCGCCACGCCAGGTTGTCGCCCGACGGCGACCACTGCGACGGCAGGTTGGTCTCGGTGGAGCGGCCATCGCGCCCAGGCCCGCGCCATTCCGGCCAGTTGGCGGCGCCGGTGACGGCAATGGTCCCGGCCACGAACGCGGCCACCAGGCCGGCCCGGCGCAGGTTGGATGGCATGAATGCGGGATACATGATTGGCTTACGCAATCCTTTCACAGGCCGTTTACGAAACGGCCTCACCTTCGAATGCTATCCGGTTCACATCCCGGCGCGACCTGCCTTTCAGAGCGTGTAAAACTGGGGTGGGCCGAAAAAACCCTTAAGCTGGGTGTAGGATGGACAAATAATACCTTAGTGTCGTATATTGTCATACAGGCTACCGGAGTCAATCGCGCATCCGATACAGAGAGTAAGTCACTATAGTTGCAGTGGTGACCGGTGTCGGTCAGCGGCGGGAGTAACACCGAATGAAAAAGCACATATTCGCGGTCATTTGCGGCGCCGTTGCCATCAGTGCCGTCGCGGCCAGCGCGCAGCAATCTGGTGTCGCGACGCTTGTGCCACGCGGGCAGGCCTTGAAGTTTGCCGAGCCCTGGCGGCCGAACGGCGCCAGCGGGGCCACGCGCGTCATTGGCACCGTGATTGACATCCAGCAAACGCCCGTCGCCGGGGCCAGGCTGCGCTTGCGCAACCTCGCCACCGGCGCCATCGACGACACTGTGGAGTCGAACGCAAACGGCGAGTACGCGTTCGAAATTGACAGCTCCGGCGCCTACGTCGTCGAAATGGTGCTCGTCGACGGCTATATTCTCTCGCTCAGCAACGCCGGCTCGGTGGCGCGCTTCGAGACGCTGCAGACGGTCATTCAATTGCCGGGGCGGTGGGATGCGGGGCGTAACAACATGACGATGCAGCAGGGCTTCGGCGGATTTCTCGGCATGAGCGCCGCGACCAGCATGACCAACGGCACCCTGTCGCTCGCCCTCCAGGAAGGCGTGTCGACCGTGGCTTCCAGAGAACCGGTTTCGCCGTAAGCCGTCGTTGCATCATGTCTGACGAAACAACCACACCTCGACCGACGCCGCCCGAGTTGGGCGACAACTCGTCGGCGGGCCCGGATTCGCACCTCTTCGATCGCCTGTCGGTGCTTTACAAGTACCGGTGGGCCAGCCTTACCGTGTTCGCACTGGTCGTCGGCTGGGTCATGGTCGACAGTTACACGCGCATCCCCGTCTACCGGGCGCTGGCGCGGGTGCTGATCGAGGATCCCAACACCGACATCACGACGCCCTCGGAAATCAGTCGCAATATTTCCCTTGCCGACCCTGAGATCTACGTGCAGACGCAGCTGCGTATCATGCGCGGCCGGGACTTGGCAAGCCGTGTGGCAGTCAAGCTCGACATGCAGCGCGTGCCGGAGTTCAACGGCCAGGGCCCCAAACCGACGCAGTTGGCGGTGGGCATTGCGCTCGTCAAGCATTACGCCGCCTGGCCGTACCGCCTCATCACGTCCAGCTCAATCGGGCCACCGGCGCCACTGGGTGACCTGAACGCCGATGCGTCGAGCTACCCCGACGCGTTGCTCAGCCGACAGAGTGTGGCGCCGGTCCGCGGCAGCCAGTTGGTGGACATCATGTTCGACGCCGCCGACCCGGCCTTCGCGGCGAGCGCCGCCAACGCCTTTGCCGACGAGTTTGTCACCAGCAATCTTGAGTACAAGGTCTCGACGCTCGAGAAGAGCGCGGACTGGCTGACCGGCGAAGTCAGGAAGCAGGCCGAGTTGGTGAAGCAGAGCGAGATGGCCCTCGCGCAGTACAAGGAAACCGAAGACGCCGGGTCGCTCGACAGCAACCAGAACATCATCCTGGCCCGGCTGACGCAGTCGAACGAGGCGGTGACCAGGGCGCGGCTCGAGCGCATCCAGAAGGAGGGCCTGTGGCGGCAACTCCAGGATGCCGGGACCGATGTCGACTCGATTTCGTCGGTGCTGAACAACACCTACATTCAGAGCCTGCGCGCCTCGGTCAACACGCTGCAACAGGATCGCTCGCGCGCGGCCGAACGCTACGGCGAGAAGCATCCGGACTACCAGAAGGCGGTCACTGCCCTGGCCAACGCCGAACGGACGCTGGACGGCGAAATTCGCAAGGCGGTCCAGAACGCCAAGAACGAGTTCGACGCGGCGGTGACGCAGGAGCGCGAACTGCAGCGGCAGCTGAACGAGTCGAAGGTCGCGGCGACCGAGCTCGGCCGCAAGGGCGTCAACTACGCGGTGCTGTCGCGTGAGGCGGAGTCGAACCGCACGGTCTACAACCAGCTGCTGACGCGCGAAAAGGAATTGCGGGTCGTCGCCAACAGCCGGACCAACAACGTGCGCGTGGTTGACCGCGCCGAGATTCCGGCCGTGCCGTTCGCGCCGAACCACCGCCGCGACTGGCTCTACGCGATCGCGCTCGGCCTCGCCTTAGGGCTGGGCATTGCTTTCGGCATCGACTACCTGGACGACACCGTCAAGACGCCCGACGACATCACCCGTCGCCTGCGGCTCAAGTTCCTCGGCCTGGTGCCGATCGTCGCGGGCGAGCGTCACCCGCTAATCTCGGGCCCGGTGCCGCACGACTTCGGCGAAGCCTACCGCGCCATTCGCACGTCACTGACGGCGCAGTTCACGCACGACGGTCCGCGCGTGGTCGCGGTCGCCAGTTCGCAGCCGCTCGAGGGCAAGACGACGACCGCGGTGAACATCGCCATGGCGCTGGCGGTCGGCGGCGCCCGCGTGCTGCTGATCGATGCCGACATGCGACGGCCCAGCGTCCACAAGGCGCTGCGCATGACCAACGATCGCGGTCTGTCGCAGTTGCTGGCCGGACAGGCCCGCATGCGCGAAGTCGTCCAGCGCACCCACGACCCGAACCTGCTGACCATCACCGCCGGGCGCACGCCCGCCAACCCGTCGGAACTACTGGCGTCGGACCGCATGCGCGCCTTGCTCACCGGTCTCGAAACCGGCCCATTCGACTGGATCGTCATCGATACGCCGCCGGTACTGGCGGTCACCGATGCCGTCATCCTTGCCCCGCTCGTCGGCGCCATGGTCTTCGTGATCGGCGCGGAAATGACGCGCTGGCGACTGGCCGAACGCGCGGTCGAGACCCTGCTCGGCAGCAATCCGCGCCAGGTGCTCGCGGTGCTGAACAAGGTCAACTTCGGACGCAACAAGTACTACTACTCGCGCTACTACGGCCACCAGTACAAGAACTATTACGCAGAATCGCCGGCGGCCTGATCCGTGCAGCGCGCGCTGCTCGTCCTGCTGGTCGCCGCCTCCTACCTGCTGTTTGCCGGCGCGCCGTCGTGGACGACGGCGCCGCTGCTCGGCCTGGCGGTGCTGGCGGCGGCGGTCGCTCCGCGCCGCACCCTGAACTTCCCGCCCGAATGGCGGGCGCTTGACCTCGCGCTGGTCGCCATCGTCGCGGCCATCCTGCTGCAGACCGTGCCGCTGCCGCCGGCGCTCGTCACCACCCTGTCGCCCGAAGCCGGCCGCGTGCGCGCGGCGCTGACGTTTGCGACCTTGGAGACCACCGGGTGGGCGGCGTTGTCGATCGATCCAGGAGCCACGCGCCACAGTGCCGCCACGGTGACACTGGGCATCCTCACCTTCTGGGTCGCGCGCGCGCTGTTCGGGGCCGGCGGCAACACTCGTTCGTTCTGCCGCATGCTGGCCGTGCTCGGCGCGGTGGTCGCGATCGCCGCCGTCGTGCAGAAGGCGATCGCGCCGCGTTTGCTGTTGTTCGTGATGACGCCGGAAGCGCGCAGCGCAAGCCCGTTCGGCGCCTTCACCAATCGCAATCACTTCGCGGCCTGGCTGCTCCTGGTCACGGCGCCGGTCTTCGGTTACCTGATCGCCCGCCTGCGAACCCACCCGACCTATCGGGCCCGCCACTGGCGGGAGGCACTCAGGCGATTCCTCGGTTCCGGCATCGTGCTGACCGCGGTCTCCGTGTTGACTACCGTGTTGGTGATGTTGGCGACACTCTCGCGATCGGCGGTGGCCGGCCTCGGTGCGGCCGCGCTCTGCGGCTGGTGGCTCGGACGGCCCCGGATGGGCATGGAACGGACCAGCCTGCCGACGATACTCGCCGGGGTTGGCGTCGTGCTGGTGGCGACGATGGCCTTCGTGGACATCGATGGTTGGGCCGTGCGCCTGCAACAGACGTGGAGTCGCGAGCCGCTGGCGTTCAGCCGCGTGACCATCTGGCGCGAGAGCCTGCCGATGGTGCGCGACTTCTGGCTGACCGGCACCGGGGCCGGAACCTTCTCCGACGCCATGTCTCAGTACCAGCAGACCCAGATGTGGGTGGGCTCGATGGGACGCTGGGCGCACTTCAACAACGCTCACTCCACCTACATCCAGGTCGCAAGCGAGGGTGGGCTGCTCTTGGCCGTCCCTGCGCTGACGGCGCTGGGGCTGTTCGCGATGCTGGGCTACCGCGCGGTTCGATCCGATAAGGGAGAGATGTTCTGGATGCGCCTGGGCGCTGCCGCTGGGCTGGTCGGGCTGGCCGTGCAGGGCGTGTGGGAGGTGCCGCTGACCATGCCGGCCAATGCCGTGCTGTGCGGAGTGGTGGCCGGGCTGCTGGTATTCCGGCGCGACAGTTCGCAGCCCGCCGGCACGGCCGACGGCCCGAGGCCGGCAAGGTTGTCCGCCTCATGATTATCGTCGGGCTGAACGCCTATCACGGCGATGTCGCCGTGGCCGTGCTGCGCGACGGCGAACTGGTAGCCGCGCTCGAGGAAGAGCGTTTCTGCCGGATCAAGCACGTCGCCGGCTTTCCGTCCCGCGCGATTGCGCGGGGCCTGGCCATGGCCGGTGCGCGGCCGGACGAAGTCGATGTGTGGGCGGTCGCCCGCGGCCGGCGGGTGCACCTGGCGCGAAAGGCGTGGTTCGCCCTGACCCATCGCCCCGGCAAGGCGCTGCTCGAACAGTACCGCAACACCGCCGGCAAGAACACGGCGATTGCCGACGTCATCGCCGACACGTTCGGTTTGGATCGGGCGGCGGTCAACGCCCGCACGCGATACATCGAGCATCACCCGGCCCACCTCGCCAGCGCGTACCGCACGAGCGGCCTGGACGAAGCTGCGTGCTGCGCCATCGATGGGTTCGGCGACTTCGTGAGCGTCTCGACGGCGCATGGCCGCGGCGGCCGCCTCGACGTGCTCGACCGCGTGTACTTTCCGCACTCGCTGGGCCTGGTCTATCTCGCCATCACCCAGTACCTCGGCTTCAAGAAGTACGGCGATGAATACAAGGTGATGGGCCTGGCGCCGTACGGGACGCCGCGCCACGCCGAGGCGATTCACCAACTGCTGCGACTCGGGCCCGGCGGCGGCTTTCGCCTGAACCTCGAGTATTTCCGGCACTGGACCGGCGAAGCCACCATGACCTGGAACGCCGGTGAGCCCAACGTCCCGGATGTCTTCACCGACCGACTGATCGACCTGCTGGGTCCCAGCCGCAGACCCGACGAGCCGGTGACGAGCGCCCATGAAGACCTCGCGGCATCGGTGCAACGGGTGTTCGAAGACGCCGCCTTCCACGTGCTGCGCGGCGTGCACCAGAGGATCCCGGTCGATCACCTCTGCCTCGCCGGCGGTTGTGCCATGAACAGCGTGGCCAACGGCAAGATTCGCCAGAACACGCCGTTTCGCCACGTGTTCATCCAGCCCGCGGCCGGCGATAACGGCACCGCCCTTGGCGCGGCGCTCGAGGCGTGGCATCAAAGCGGCGTACGGGCACTCGGACCGCGTA includes:
- a CDS encoding carbamoyltransferase C-terminal domain-containing protein, with the protein product MIIVGLNAYHGDVAVAVLRDGELVAALEEERFCRIKHVAGFPSRAIARGLAMAGARPDEVDVWAVARGRRVHLARKAWFALTHRPGKALLEQYRNTAGKNTAIADVIADTFGLDRAAVNARTRYIEHHPAHLASAYRTSGLDEAACCAIDGFGDFVSVSTAHGRGGRLDVLDRVYFPHSLGLVYLAITQYLGFKKYGDEYKVMGLAPYGTPRHAEAIHQLLRLGPGGGFRLNLEYFRHWTGEATMTWNAGEPNVPDVFTDRLIDLLGPSRRPDEPVTSAHEDLAASVQRVFEDAAFHVLRGVHQRIPVDHLCLAGGCAMNSVANGKIRQNTPFRHVFIQPAAGDNGTALGAALEAWHQSGVRALGPRMEHSYWGTSYTDAEIATVIAESGVVAQGRCQLTTIATEAALCDATAARLAAGDVVGWYQGRMEWGARALGNRSILADPRRRDMRDIINQKIKFRERFRPFAPSILAEAIDEYFVDAVHDPFMIQVYPVRPEKRDVIPAVTHVDGSGRLQSVSQVSNPRYWALIRAFHAQTGVPVLLNTSFNENEPIVERPEQALDCFLRTDMDVLVMGSHMLRKPS
- a CDS encoding O-antigen ligase family protein, with protein sequence MQRALLVLLVAASYLLFAGAPSWTTAPLLGLAVLAAAVAPRRTLNFPPEWRALDLALVAIVAAILLQTVPLPPALVTTLSPEAGRVRAALTFATLETTGWAALSIDPGATRHSAATVTLGILTFWVARALFGAGGNTRSFCRMLAVLGAVVAIAAVVQKAIAPRLLLFVMTPEARSASPFGAFTNRNHFAAWLLLVTAPVFGYLIARLRTHPTYRARHWREALRRFLGSGIVLTAVSVLTTVLVMLATLSRSAVAGLGAAALCGWWLGRPRMGMERTSLPTILAGVGVVLVATMAFVDIDGWAVRLQQTWSREPLAFSRVTIWRESLPMVRDFWLTGTGAGTFSDAMSQYQQTQMWVGSMGRWAHFNNAHSTYIQVASEGGLLLAVPALTALGLFAMLGYRAVRSDKGEMFWMRLGAAAGLVGLAVQGVWEVPLTMPANAVLCGVVAGLLVFRRDSSQPAGTADGPRPARLSAS
- a CDS encoding polysaccharide biosynthesis tyrosine autokinase, coding for MSDETTTPRPTPPELGDNSSAGPDSHLFDRLSVLYKYRWASLTVFALVVGWVMVDSYTRIPVYRALARVLIEDPNTDITTPSEISRNISLADPEIYVQTQLRIMRGRDLASRVAVKLDMQRVPEFNGQGPKPTQLAVGIALVKHYAAWPYRLITSSSIGPPAPLGDLNADASSYPDALLSRQSVAPVRGSQLVDIMFDAADPAFAASAANAFADEFVTSNLEYKVSTLEKSADWLTGEVRKQAELVKQSEMALAQYKETEDAGSLDSNQNIILARLTQSNEAVTRARLERIQKEGLWRQLQDAGTDVDSISSVLNNTYIQSLRASVNTLQQDRSRAAERYGEKHPDYQKAVTALANAERTLDGEIRKAVQNAKNEFDAAVTQERELQRQLNESKVAATELGRKGVNYAVLSREAESNRTVYNQLLTREKELRVVANSRTNNVRVVDRAEIPAVPFAPNHRRDWLYAIALGLALGLGIAFGIDYLDDTVKTPDDITRRLRLKFLGLVPIVAGERHPLISGPVPHDFGEAYRAIRTSLTAQFTHDGPRVVAVASSQPLEGKTTTAVNIAMALAVGGARVLLIDADMRRPSVHKALRMTNDRGLSQLLAGQARMREVVQRTHDPNLLTITAGRTPANPSELLASDRMRALLTGLETGPFDWIVIDTPPVLAVTDAVILAPLVGAMVFVIGAEMTRWRLAERAVETLLGSNPRQVLAVLNKVNFGRNKYYYSRYYGHQYKNYYAESPAA